The Cylindrospermopsis curvispora GIHE-G1 genome contains a region encoding:
- a CDS encoding metal ABC transporter substrate-binding protein, which produces MKNKNIRIWIVIFLPLYLLGCSVSQVETWNNGSRGKIGKIKVVATSTIITDLVAQIGGEEISLTGILQPGTDPHVYEPVPGDSKVLETADLIVYNGYNLEPGIIKLMNSTGVRARKLAVGEVVKPLKLKTHGGEIVPDPHVWGSAKNTIAMVNAIRDTLVELSDEDKEKFTRNAAQLTKELEKLDNWIKQQIETIPPPNRKIVTSHDAFQYYADAYGMEVIGTLIGISTEEKPSAKTVKELVDAIVRADIPTIFTETTINPDLMKTVAQEAGVKLATNQLYSDSLGARGSGADTYIKMMRVNTKTLVMGLTERVK; this is translated from the coding sequence ATGAAAAATAAAAACATTCGGATATGGATAGTAATATTTTTACCATTATATTTACTAGGATGTAGTGTTTCTCAGGTAGAAACCTGGAATAATGGCAGCCGTGGGAAAATAGGCAAAATAAAAGTTGTAGCAACAAGTACAATTATTACGGACTTAGTGGCGCAAATAGGAGGTGAAGAGATTAGTTTAACTGGAATACTTCAACCTGGAACAGATCCCCATGTATATGAACCAGTACCAGGAGATAGCAAGGTCTTAGAGACAGCGGATTTAATTGTATATAATGGGTATAATTTAGAGCCAGGAATTATTAAGTTAATGAATTCTACGGGTGTAAGGGCCAGAAAACTGGCGGTGGGGGAAGTGGTTAAACCCTTAAAATTAAAAACCCATGGGGGGGAAATAGTTCCCGATCCCCATGTGTGGGGGAGTGCTAAAAACACCATAGCCATGGTAAATGCTATTAGAGATACTTTAGTGGAGTTGTCGGATGAGGACAAGGAAAAATTTACACGAAATGCTGCCCAACTGACTAAGGAACTGGAAAAGTTGGATAATTGGATCAAACAGCAAATTGAAACTATTCCACCGCCCAACCGCAAAATAGTTACCTCCCATGATGCTTTTCAGTATTATGCTGATGCTTATGGTATGGAAGTTATAGGGACTTTGATTGGAATTAGCACAGAAGAAAAACCCAGTGCTAAAACAGTAAAGGAGTTAGTGGATGCTATTGTTAGAGCAGATATTCCTACTATCTTTACCGAAACTACGATTAATCCGGACTTGATGAAAACAGTAGCTCAAGAAGCGGGGGTAAAACTGGCAACAAATCAACTTTATTCCGACTCTTTGGGTGCAAGGGGAAGTGGTGCGGATACTTATATCAAGATGATGAGGGTTAATACCAAAACTCTTGTGATGGGTCTAACTGAAAGAGTAAAATAA
- a CDS encoding metal ABC transporter ATP-binding protein, with product MPINREFRDIHISHLGVQYHRQDALQNITCTIKAGRLTGIFGPNGAGKSTLIKAILGLVPMRMGSVLYDGRPLVDQLEKVAHVPQRSQIDWNYPATVWDVVMMGRVKKTGWLRSFSSMSRQIAMTALERVEMVKYTDRPIGELSGGQQQRVFLARALTQEPEIFCFDEPFIGIDHKTQGVLFNIFQELAARGKIVLVVNHDLGQSINHFDDLILINCQLIASGPRLHVLTETNLQRAYFTI from the coding sequence ATGCCCATAAATAGAGAGTTTAGGGATATTCACATTTCCCATTTAGGAGTACAATACCATAGACAAGACGCTTTACAGAATATAACCTGTACTATTAAAGCGGGAAGATTAACAGGAATTTTTGGACCTAATGGTGCTGGTAAGAGTACGTTGATCAAAGCAATTTTGGGATTAGTTCCCATGAGGATGGGCAGCGTACTGTATGACGGTAGGCCATTAGTAGACCAACTAGAAAAAGTTGCCCATGTCCCACAAAGAAGCCAAATTGACTGGAACTACCCCGCTACGGTCTGGGATGTGGTCATGATGGGAAGAGTGAAAAAAACCGGTTGGTTACGTAGTTTTTCTAGTATGAGTCGGCAAATAGCAATGACAGCATTGGAACGGGTAGAAATGGTAAAATATACTGACCGACCCATAGGAGAGCTTTCCGGAGGACAACAACAAAGGGTATTCCTGGCCCGTGCTTTAACTCAAGAACCTGAAATTTTTTGTTTTGATGAACCCTTTATCGGTATAGATCACAAAACTCAAGGTGTCCTTTTTAACATTTTTCAAGAACTCGCAGCCCGGGGGAAAATTGTCCTGGTGGTCAACCACGATCTGGGTCAGTCAATTAACCATTTTGACGATTTAATTCTAATTAACTGTCAACTTATAGCTAGTGGACCTCGTCTGCATGTACTTACAGAAACTAATCTACAACGTGCCTACTTTACAATATAA
- a CDS encoding DUF2996 domain-containing protein, with translation MDTIEDNVMVEETNQKPVAKKEKPPAVEDKPFEEFMQEHYLPALQKAIAQEGISDVKLTFAKQKYAIVGFDSSQECWQIIGSWQNGSKQFNVYFPDQDIQGKKGFSCHEGKKPSTLESFLIDERKITLDLLVSRLVYRLNGQKWLGRN, from the coding sequence ATGGACACAATAGAGGACAATGTGATGGTGGAAGAAACAAACCAAAAACCCGTAGCTAAAAAAGAAAAACCCCCAGCAGTGGAAGATAAGCCATTTGAGGAGTTTATGCAAGAACACTACTTACCTGCTTTACAAAAAGCGATCGCCCAGGAAGGTATTTCTGACGTAAAACTGACCTTTGCCAAGCAGAAATATGCCATTGTTGGTTTTGATTCTTCCCAGGAGTGTTGGCAAATCATTGGCTCTTGGCAGAACGGGTCCAAACAGTTTAATGTTTACTTTCCCGACCAAGATATTCAAGGTAAAAAGGGGTTCTCTTGTCATGAAGGGAAAAAACCCAGCACCCTGGAGTCCTTCTTGATAGACGAGCGGAAGATCACCCTTGATTTGCTGGTATCCCGTCTAGTTTATCGTCTCAACGGTCAAAAATGGCTAGGTAGGAACTAG
- a CDS encoding metal ABC transporter permease produces the protein MLSEIMEPLQYGFMQRSLIVAVLIGLLCAVVGTYLMVQRLALLGDAISHSVLPGLAIAFIIGANIFVGAFIAAMVSTVAIAVIKNRSPIKEDAAMGIVFSGFFALGVTLITGIQKTNKIDLNHFLFGNILGVTPNEVRDTAILAAVALIMVFLLYKELLFYTFDPIGAQVAGLPVNQLNISLMLLISLTIVASMKAVGVILVLSMLITPGATAYLLVNRLHQVMILGAAIAIISSIVGIYLSYFYNLPSGPAIVLVVCTAFVLAFLFSPKSSVLGALVKNGR, from the coding sequence ATGTTAAGCGAAATAATGGAACCGTTGCAGTATGGATTTATGCAACGCTCGCTAATAGTTGCAGTGTTAATTGGTTTGTTATGTGCTGTGGTTGGTACTTATTTAATGGTACAACGTCTGGCACTACTAGGCGATGCTATTAGTCATTCCGTTTTACCAGGACTGGCGATCGCCTTTATAATAGGTGCGAATATATTTGTGGGAGCTTTTATTGCTGCTATGGTAAGCACGGTAGCTATAGCAGTGATTAAAAACCGGTCTCCCATTAAGGAGGATGCAGCTATGGGGATAGTATTTTCTGGTTTTTTTGCTCTTGGTGTGACCCTCATTACAGGGATTCAAAAAACTAATAAAATCGACCTCAATCACTTTCTTTTTGGCAATATTCTAGGTGTTACCCCCAATGAGGTTAGGGATACGGCCATCCTTGCTGCTGTGGCGTTAATTATGGTTTTTTTACTCTACAAAGAACTACTATTCTATACCTTTGATCCCATAGGAGCCCAGGTTGCTGGTCTACCAGTTAATCAACTCAACATTAGTTTGATGTTGCTCATTTCCCTAACCATTGTTGCTAGTATGAAAGCAGTGGGAGTGATTTTAGTCCTATCAATGTTAATTACCCCTGGTGCTACAGCATATTTATTAGTTAACAGACTACATCAGGTTATGATCCTAGGAGCTGCGATCGCTATAATTTCTAGTATTGTAGGAATTTACCTGAGTTACTTCTATAATTTACCTTCTGGACCAGCTATTGTATTAGTCGTTTGCACAGCGTTTGTCCTAGCTTTTTTATTTAGTCCCAAATCCAGTGTTTTAGGAGCCCTTGTAAAAAATGGAAGGTAG
- the mraY gene encoding phospho-N-acetylmuramoyl-pentapeptide-transferase — translation MDAKLSPNQGLSISGIGLASVLATAMTCATLVVDGLGNRVFWQPNSLTMPFLLSALGSAVAGLWVVPLLQALKTGQIIREDGPKAHLKKAGTPTMGGVFFIPVALLVGCVLSNFAQDVLAVSALTLAYGIIGWIDDWQILLRKSNKGISPRTKLILQIVFAISFCVWMILKGDFSITNIVLPWVGFSLPLGFMFWPLATFVLVAESNATNLTDGVDGLAGGTVAIAILGLGALIAPTAPSLMIFCAAVSGSCLGFLAHNRNPARVFMGDTGSLALGGALGAVALLTNNLVGLFILSGIFFVETLSVMAQVSYYKATKGPDGKGKRLFKMAPLHHHLELSGWSELQVVGVFYIIGAVLASMCLALIK, via the coding sequence GTGGACGCAAAATTATCTCCCAACCAAGGATTGAGTATTTCCGGGATCGGGTTAGCATCGGTTTTAGCTACAGCTATGACTTGTGCCACCCTAGTTGTAGATGGTCTAGGAAATAGGGTTTTTTGGCAACCTAACTCTTTAACCATGCCATTTTTACTGAGTGCTTTGGGTAGTGCAGTAGCTGGTTTATGGGTTGTGCCACTGTTGCAAGCGTTGAAAACTGGGCAGATTATTCGAGAAGATGGACCCAAGGCCCATTTAAAAAAGGCGGGTACTCCCACCATGGGTGGTGTATTTTTCATACCCGTAGCCCTGCTAGTAGGTTGTGTGCTTTCCAATTTCGCTCAAGATGTATTGGCTGTTTCCGCTTTAACACTTGCTTATGGAATAATTGGTTGGATAGACGATTGGCAAATCCTGCTGAGAAAATCCAACAAAGGTATATCCCCCAGAACAAAATTGATTTTACAAATTGTTTTTGCCATTAGTTTTTGTGTGTGGATGATTTTAAAGGGGGATTTTAGCATAACAAATATCGTTTTGCCCTGGGTGGGTTTTTCTTTACCTTTAGGATTCATGTTTTGGCCCTTAGCCACCTTTGTGCTAGTCGCAGAAAGCAATGCTACTAATTTGACTGATGGAGTTGATGGGTTAGCTGGGGGAACAGTGGCGATCGCCATTTTGGGTTTAGGAGCTTTGATTGCTCCCACCGCACCCAGTTTAATGATCTTTTGTGCAGCGGTGAGTGGTAGTTGTCTGGGATTTTTGGCTCATAATCGCAATCCCGCCCGAGTTTTTATGGGTGACACTGGTTCCCTTGCTTTAGGCGGTGCTTTAGGTGCGGTGGCCCTTTTAACTAATAACTTGGTGGGACTGTTCATTTTAAGTGGAATATTTTTTGTAGAAACCCTATCTGTAATGGCACAAGTGAGTTACTACAAAGCAACTAAGGGACCAGATGGCAAGGGCAAGCGATTATTCAAGATGGCTCCTTTACATCATCATCTGGAATTATCTGGTTGGTCTGAATTGCAGGTAGTAGGCGTGTTTTATATAATTGGTGCGGTTTTAGCCAGTATGTGTCTAGCTTTAATCAAGTGA
- a CDS encoding dihydrolipoamide acetyltransferase family protein, whose protein sequence is MSIHEVFMPALSSTMTEGKIVSWVKSPGDKVEKGETVVVVESDKADMDVESFYEGFLAHILVQAGETAPVGAAIAYVAETQEEITSAKILGGGATVPTPPVAPVSAPAVPVPVTVSQNGSNHQQGRLVVSPRARKLAKELKVDLNNLQGSGPYGRIIAGDIEAAVGKQTTGPVISTVPTIPSTAPATPTKPATPVVTAGQVVPLTTLQNAVVRNMMSSLSVPTFHVGYTITTDGLDKLYKQIKSKGVTMTALLAKAVAVTLQKHPLLNASYSEQGIVHHPQINVSVAVAMDDGGLITPVLQNADQIDIYSLSRNWKSLVDRSRSKQLQPEEYSTGTFTISNLGMFGVDTFDAILPPGQGAILAVGAGRSQVVATGDGSFALRQQMKVNITCDHRIIYGAHAAAFLQDLAKLIETDPQSLTV, encoded by the coding sequence ATGAGCATTCATGAAGTATTTATGCCAGCCCTAAGTTCCACCATGACGGAAGGAAAAATAGTCTCTTGGGTCAAATCACCAGGAGATAAAGTGGAAAAAGGTGAAACAGTGGTGGTTGTTGAGTCAGATAAGGCTGATATGGATGTAGAATCTTTTTATGAAGGATTTCTAGCCCATATTCTCGTTCAAGCTGGTGAAACTGCTCCCGTTGGCGCAGCGATCGCTTATGTGGCCGAAACCCAAGAAGAAATTACCAGTGCTAAAATTCTTGGAGGTGGAGCTACTGTACCCACTCCCCCGGTAGCACCGGTAAGTGCCCCTGCGGTTCCAGTACCTGTAACAGTTTCCCAAAACGGGTCAAACCATCAACAGGGTAGACTAGTGGTTTCTCCTCGCGCTCGTAAGCTGGCTAAGGAACTCAAGGTTGATTTAAATAATCTCCAAGGTAGTGGTCCTTATGGTCGTATTATTGCGGGAGACATAGAAGCTGCTGTGGGCAAGCAAACCACTGGCCCTGTTATTAGTACCGTTCCTACTATTCCATCCACTGCACCAGCTACACCAACAAAACCAGCAACCCCCGTGGTTACTGCTGGACAAGTAGTACCATTAACTACTTTGCAGAATGCTGTGGTACGTAACATGATGTCCAGCCTATCTGTACCTACATTTCATGTTGGCTATACCATTACCACTGATGGTCTAGATAAACTGTACAAGCAAATCAAATCTAAGGGTGTAACCATGACAGCCCTTTTAGCTAAAGCTGTAGCAGTTACCTTACAAAAACATCCTTTACTTAATGCCAGTTATTCAGAACAAGGAATTGTTCATCACCCCCAGATTAATGTTTCTGTAGCTGTGGCCATGGATGATGGTGGTTTAATTACCCCGGTTTTACAGAATGCGGATCAAATAGATATTTACTCCCTGTCGCGGAACTGGAAATCCTTAGTGGATAGATCTAGGTCTAAACAACTGCAACCCGAGGAGTACAGCACGGGTACATTTACCATCTCCAATTTGGGTATGTTTGGTGTGGATACCTTTGATGCAATTTTGCCACCGGGACAAGGTGCCATTTTGGCAGTTGGAGCTGGGCGTTCCCAAGTTGTAGCTACTGGAGATGGTTCATTTGCTCTCAGACAACAAATGAAGGTGAATATTACCTGTGACCACCGAATTATTTACGGTGCCCATGCAGCTGCTTTCCTCCAGGATTTGGCAAAATTGATTGAAACCGATCCCCAATCTCTCACCGTTTAG